The Devosia sp. SD17-2 genome includes a region encoding these proteins:
- a CDS encoding gamma-glutamyltransferase family protein yields the protein MTEFSYTTPYGAPRRPVMARNMVATSQPLAAQAGLAALAKGGNAIDAAIAAAATLTVVEPTGNGLGSDAFAIVWDGQELHGLNASGRSPAAWTPERFAGQDRMPVRGWESVTVPGAVSAWVDLSSRFGKLDFAALLAPAIDYAENGFAVSPTIAELWAKGGALLKDHPGFAETFLPAGKAPGPGEIFRNAPLAASLRAIAETRGEAFYRGALAEQIAAFAAQHGAAITAADLANHRNDWCGTIAMNYRDVTLHEIPPNGQGIVALMALGMLEHLPLDAFGPDSAQSFHYQIEAIKLATADAERFVSDPETMRVPVEALLEKSYLQSRAKLIDPARAQDFGAGAPVAGGTVYITTADANGMMVSYIQSNYSGFGSGVAVPGTGIHLQNRGSGFTLEEGHPNQIGPNKRPFHTIIPGFLMRDGAPLMSFGVMGGPMQAQGHVQMVVRTQLSGQNPQAASDAPRWRFVKGKKVAVEWTMAAETVAELEAFGHEVMRESPDESFAFGGAQLIHRLGEGYIGGSDHRKDGMAVGY from the coding sequence ATGACCGAGTTTTCCTACACCACGCCTTATGGGGCACCCCGTCGACCCGTCATGGCGCGCAACATGGTGGCAACTTCGCAGCCCCTCGCCGCTCAGGCGGGCCTGGCAGCGCTGGCCAAGGGCGGCAACGCCATTGATGCTGCGATCGCCGCGGCCGCGACCCTGACTGTCGTCGAACCCACTGGCAATGGCCTCGGCAGCGACGCCTTCGCTATTGTCTGGGACGGACAGGAACTGCATGGACTCAACGCCTCCGGCCGGTCGCCTGCCGCCTGGACGCCGGAGCGTTTTGCCGGACAGGACCGCATGCCGGTTCGCGGCTGGGAAAGTGTGACCGTGCCGGGTGCTGTCTCGGCCTGGGTCGACCTCTCAAGCCGCTTCGGCAAGCTCGATTTTGCGGCGCTGCTCGCTCCGGCAATCGATTATGCTGAAAATGGCTTCGCCGTTTCGCCGACCATTGCCGAACTCTGGGCCAAGGGCGGCGCGCTGCTCAAGGACCATCCTGGCTTTGCCGAGACCTTCCTGCCCGCGGGCAAGGCACCGGGTCCGGGCGAAATCTTCCGCAACGCACCGCTCGCGGCGTCTCTGCGCGCCATTGCCGAGACGCGTGGCGAAGCATTTTATCGTGGGGCGCTCGCCGAACAGATCGCGGCGTTTGCGGCCCAGCATGGCGCTGCTATCACGGCGGCCGACCTCGCCAATCACCGCAATGACTGGTGTGGCACCATCGCGATGAACTACCGCGATGTCACCCTGCATGAGATCCCGCCCAATGGGCAGGGCATCGTCGCGCTGATGGCACTGGGCATGCTTGAACACCTGCCCCTCGACGCCTTTGGCCCGGACAGCGCCCAGTCGTTCCACTACCAGATCGAGGCAATCAAGCTCGCAACGGCCGACGCCGAACGATTTGTCTCCGATCCGGAGACCATGCGGGTCCCGGTCGAAGCACTGCTCGAAAAGTCCTATCTCCAGTCACGCGCAAAGCTGATCGATCCCGCGCGCGCGCAGGATTTCGGAGCCGGAGCGCCCGTAGCGGGCGGCACGGTTTACATCACCACGGCCGACGCCAACGGGATGATGGTCTCCTACATCCAGTCCAATTATTCCGGCTTCGGGTCCGGCGTTGCGGTGCCGGGAACCGGCATTCACCTGCAGAACCGCGGTTCCGGCTTCACGCTGGAAGAAGGCCACCCCAACCAGATCGGGCCCAATAAGCGCCCGTTCCACACCATCATCCCCGGCTTCCTGATGCGCGACGGCGCGCCCCTCATGAGCTTTGGCGTCATGGGTGGACCAATGCAGGCCCAGGGCCATGTGCAGATGGTCGTCCGGACCCAGCTCAGCGGCCAGAACCCGCAAGCGGCGAGCGATGCCCCCCGCTGGCGCTTCGTCAAGGGCAAGAAGGTCGCCGTCGAGTGGACCATGGCGGCCGAAACCGTCGCGGAGCTCGAGGCCTTCGGGCACGAAGTGATGCGCGAGAGCCCGGATGAAAGCTTTGCCTTCGGCGGCGCCCAGCTCATCCACCGGCTTGGCGAGGGATATATCGGTGGCTCAGACCACCGCAAGGACGGCATGGCCGTCGGCTACTGA
- a CDS encoding RidA family protein, whose protein sequence is MDRIKKGKSLHAVTIHNGVVYTSGLGANDIDVGMEDQTRQICEKIEGFLKEAGSDRTKIIRAQIFVTDMTKKPDMDRAWLAWLGEDLPCRCTVGVADLGDPRRLIEVVITAAL, encoded by the coding sequence TTGGACCGCATCAAGAAGGGTAAGTCCCTGCACGCCGTGACCATCCACAACGGCGTCGTCTACACGTCTGGCCTGGGTGCCAACGACATCGACGTCGGCATGGAAGACCAGACCCGACAGATCTGCGAAAAGATTGAGGGTTTCCTCAAGGAAGCCGGCTCGGATAGGACCAAGATCATTCGCGCCCAGATCTTTGTCACCGACATGACCAAGAAGCCCGACATGGACCGCGCCTGGCTTGCTTGGCTCGGGGAAGACCTCCCCTGCCGTTGCACCGTCGGCGTTGCCGATCTGGGCGACCCGCGTCGCCTGATCGAAGTCGTCATCACCGCAGCACTCTAG